The DNA sequence AATACCCCGTTGCTTTTCGATTTCCATCCAGTCAGAAGTTGCAAATTTCCCTGATTTTTTTCCTTTTACTGTACCGGCACTTCGAATACCACCACCGAGCAATAATAACTTCTCCGTTAATGTTGTTTTCCCAGCATCAGGGTGGGAAATGATGGCAAATGTTCGCCTTGGTGTTTCATTAGACATATATACAAAACCCTTTCTATGTTAAATGAGTCTTTATTTTGATCCTCCAATTCTTCATTATATACAAATTGAGGCTAACAATCACTTTTTTTTGTCATTCTTTTCATTAAGTGTTGTTAAAGGTTTTTTTATACACTTTATTAAGATGGAAAAAAGATAATAATTAAGTAGAGGGAAGAAAAAAATAGAGGGTGTCCCAAAAGCTATTAAAAGGAAGAGGTTGACTCAAAAAGGTAAAGAATCGAGGCCACTGAAAAAGTGAAAAACTTGCTGTTTCGTTGCATTAATATTTAATATACCTCATTATAGGGAAAGTTGATGAGACCGGAGCAAGCGAGTTTACTGTCTCTTCCTCTACGAGCATATGCTACGGAGCGTATCCGTCGAGACAACTCGAAGCATTAGCGACGAAGTAACGCTCGTTCCTGTGGGATCGAAGGCAGGGGTGAGACCCCGCAGACCACAGGTCAAGGAGGCTCACCAGCCGCCCACGGAAAGCGAGTTTGCACAGGTCTCATCAACCCCTATATTCAAACAACCTTATATTTATTAGTCTACCCTTTGAATTTAAGTTCTTTTTCAGTGCCCTCAAAAAATCGACCTTTTGAGTCAACTTCACAATAAAATATTCAATTGCTATGCTGCGGATCGTCATCGACATGTGGTGGTAAATGCTTTGTAAAATAAGCTCCTAATACTGTAAGAAGTGTAGTAATTATAAAGAAACTAGCTAAATGAAAATCCACTATCCTGATCCATACATAAAAAACAGGGATGAGCAAAAAGCATATTGGTGTTAACCAAACCTTCATGTTAATCCTCCTTATTATTTATTTATCGATTCTCAGTATCTATTTACAACATTAGTATGTTGTTAATACTATAAAATTCTTCGTAATTTTCTTGTTTTCCTGCTTTCAGTGACGAACTTTCCATAATTGCGAGGGGGATATTGTCTACGTGTAAAAAGCTAGGCATTCATTAAAAAATTGATTGGATGAAAATAATTAAAGTGCGAATAATAACCTTGCAGAAAAATAAAGGAGAAAGTGGATATAGGAATGACAACACCAACATATGAAGATATAAAAATCATTCATGAAAAACTGGTGAGCATGAGGTTAGAATATTGGTTAGAACATAATGTGTTTACATTTCAATGGTGGCTTTTACTAACTATACTAGTTGTCCCGTGGCTCGTTTGGTGGCTGTTTGTTGATAAGAAAAATATAAGTAGAATACTGTTATTTGGCTGTCTATTAATGATACTTGTATTAATAATGGATGATTTAGGCGTAGAGCTACAATTATGGTCGTATCGATATCAACTTGTCAGTATATTACCTCGCTTAATTTCAATTGACCAAGGAATCATTATTATTTTTCATATGGCGATTTACCAATTTTTCCCTAAATGGAAGTCATTCCTAATTGCAAATATAGTAATGGCTATAGTTTTTTCCTAGTATTTGAACCTATTACTGTATGGTTAGGGATTTATCAACTTGATAATTGGAGCTATACCGCCTCACTTCCAATTTATGTAATGAAAGCAATGTTTATTAAGTGGCTTGTTGATGAGGAAATTTACAGAATAGAGCAAAAAATAGTGTGAAGTGCAAAAGCTTAGCAGTATAGTGGTTTAAAAAGAGGCTGTCCCAAAAGATAAGGGTGACTCAAAAGGTAAAAATTCGACCTTCTGAGTCACCCTCGTTTTAATCATGTACTAATTCATATTGAGAAATTTTATCCTCGTGTGTCAATGTCACAGATATTTCATCCCAACCATTAATAAGCATTTCTTTATGATACGGTGGTACTTCAAAGGTAGACTTAAATCCCGCATCGTCGTATATTTCTTGATCCGCTAAATTTATTGTTAGTGTGTAGCTATTTGCTTCAGCATTATTTATTAATGCTTCTGTCTCTTCTTGAGGCAGCTTTATTGCGAGAATGCCATTTTTCACACAGTTACTATAAAAAATATCAGCATAGCTAGGTGCAATAATGACTTTAAATCCATAATCTTGAAGTGCCCAAGGGGCATGTTCACGAGATGACCCACACCCAAAGTTATCCCCAGCAATTAATATAGATGCACCGTCATATTTTTCATCATTTAGTGTAAAGTTTTCTCTAGGTGTACCATCATCATGAAAGCGCCAGTTATAAAAAAGGAATTGACCAAAACCTTGTCTTTCAATGCGTTTTAAAAATTGTTTCGGTATGATTTGATCTGTATCGATATTTGCTCTATTTAGTGGATAAACAAGTCCACTATGTTTTTTAAAAGCTTCCATTAAATTTTGACCTCCTTAAGAAGAAAATGTAGGTGTAGAATATTTACGTACATCGACGAAATGACCTTCTATCGCTGCTGCTGCTGCCATTTCTGGACTAACTAGGTGTGTTCTTGCGCCATTTCCTTGGCGCCCTTCAAAGTTTCGGTTTGAAGTCGATGCACAACGTTCTCCCGAAGGAACAATGTCGTCATTCATTGCTAGACACATACTACAGCCTGCTTCACGCCATTGGAATCCTGCTTGTTTAAAAATAACATCTAATCCTTCTTCTTCTGCAGCAATTTTTACAGTTTGTGATCCGGGTACGACAATGGCCTGCACAGCAGGGTTAACTTTTTGGCCACGAACAATATTTGCAGCTTTTCTTAAATCACTAAGTCGTGAGTTTGTACAAGAACCAATAAATACGTGATCAATCTTTACTGATGAGATTGGTTGGTCTGCTTCTAATCCCATATATTCTAATGCTCGTTCAATTTCTTCTTTATCGTTATTTGTTTTAGCATCTTTAGGGCTCGGAATAGTAGCACTAATTGGTATCCCCATACTTGGGTTTGTACCCCAAGTGACTTGAGGTTCTACCTCATTTGCATTTATTTCAACTGTATGATCATATTCTGCACCTTCGTCAGTAGCAAGAGCCTTCCATTTTTCTACAGCAGCATCAAATTCATTGTCTTTAGGGACATGACGTTTGCCTTTTAAATATGCATAAGTTGTTTCATCAGGACTTATTAAACCTGCGCGAGCACCTGCTTCAATAGACATATTACAAACAGTCATTCTTTCTTCCATAGAAAGGTTCCTAATGGCTTCTCCAGTATATTCAATGACATAACCTGTACCAAAATGAACACCGAATTTTGCGATAATAGCCAAAATTAAGTCTTTAGCAGTTACGCCTAAGCCTAACTCACCATTTACTTTGACATTTAACGTTTTTGGTTTAGATTGCCATAGCGTTTGTGTGGCAAGAACGTGTTCAACTTCACTCGTACCAATTCCAAAGGCTAGTGCGCCGAATGCACCATGTGTCGACGTATGGCTATCACCACAAACGATTGTTTTACCTGGTTGTGTCAAACCAAGCTCTGGACCGATAACGTGAACGATACCTTGATCAGGGTGGTCAATATCTGCAAGTGGAACATGAAATTCTTCGCAGTTTGCTTTTAACGTATCCATTTGTTTTCTTGAAACAGGGTCTTTAATGAAATAACGATCTAGCGTAGGGACGTTATGATCCATCGTTGCAAACGTTCGATCAGGGCGTCTTACTTTACGTCCTTTAATTCTTAACCCCTCAAATGCTTGTGGAGAGGTTACCTCATGTACAAGTTGTAAATCTATATACAGTAAGTCTGGTTTTCCTTCTTCTTCATGAACAACATGCTGTTCCCAAATCTTCTCAATAATAGTTTTAGGTTGAGACATATTTTCACTCCTCACTTCAAGTCATATTCAAATATTTTTGTTTAAAGCTCTACTTCTTTTTTTGTCTTTGCTTGTTCAGTTACTAAGTCGACGATTAACTGAGTCATTTCCTCAGTACCAACTTTTTTTCCTGCTCCAGCAATATTTAAATCAGCTGTATAGTAGCCGTCACTTAGTACTTGTTCAACTGCAGATTCAATTAAGTTTGCTTCATCCTCTAAGTGGAAGGAATGCTTTAACATGAGTGCTGTTGATAAAATCATTGCAAGTGGGTTTGCTAGACCTTGACCTGCTATATCGGGTGCTGAACCATGAACGGGTTCGTAAAGTCCAAAGCTATCTTCTCTTAAACTAGCAGAAGGGAGCATCCCAAGGGAGCCAGTTAAAACAGAAGCTTCGTCACTTAAAATGTCTCCAAATAAGTTTTCGGTTACAACGACATCAAAGTGAGTTGGATTCGTAATTAATTTCATAGCTGCAGCATCGACTAGTACATGTTCAACGGCAACGTCAGGGTACTCTGATTTTTTCTCTTCTACAATTTCTCTCCATAGTTTACTAGACTCGAGAACGTTTGCTTTATCAACAGATGTTAAATGTTTTCTACGCAGTTGTGCACATTGGAAAGCTTTATCTACTATTCTTTCAATTTCTGAACGCGTATAAGCTAACGTATCTACGACGGCATTACCATTATCTCTTCGTTCACTAGGAGTACCAAAATAAAGACCACCTGTGAGTTCCCTCACGATTAGTAGATCGCTACCATTGACAACTTCCTCTTTTAAAGGAGATGCATGAAGAAGTTTTTCAAAGCCTTTTACTGGACGTAAATTTGCAAAAAGTCCTAATTCTTTTCTTATAGCGAGTAGGCCTTTTTCTGGTCTTAAATGAGAGGGATTGTTATCCCATTTAGGTCCCCCAACAGCACCTAACAATACCGCATCAGCATTTTTACAAGCTTCTAATGTATTTTCTGGTAGCGGAGTACCATGATTATCAATAGCAGTTCCACCTATATCGTGAGTTGCGTATGTGAAGGTGTGGTTAAACTCTTTAGCGATAACATCCAATACTTTTTGAGAGGATTGAATCACTTCAGCACCAATTCCATCACCAGGGAGTAATACTACATGTTTTTTCATAAACGAACCTCCGTTACTTGTGTGAATTATTGTAGACCACCCAACATTTTAAAATACTAGTTTCCCTTTATTCGTAAGTTTTATCGTTACGAATAAAGGGAAGGAGGGAGGTGTCTAGTTCTTTCATATTTTTGCAGTTTCTTTTTTTATACCGTTCTGATTAAAGAAGACACGATTCACTGCGTTTAAGAAAGCTTTTGCTGAAGCTTCTAAAACATCCTGCGCAGTACCTCGACCACTTACTGGCGTATCATTTACTGTCATTTTTATATGAACGTCTGCTAATGCGTCACGTCCTTGGCCGACAGAGCTTAAGTTAAAGTCAGTTAAGTGTATTTTTTCCTTAATTAACGCTTCTAGTGTGTTGTAGAGTGCTTCCACGCTCCCTGAACCAGTACAGGCTGTTTCTACTCTTTCACCTTCAGGCGTTGTTAAAGCAACCGTAGCTGTAGGGAGGTTAGAAGAGCCATATTGTACTTGAAATGCTTCTAGTTCGTATTTTTTCACATCAGATGTATCTGTTTGGATATCAGTCAATATGGTAAACAGATCATCATCTGTAACTTCCTTCTTTCGGTCAGTTAGAAGCTTAAAGGATTGGAATGCTTCTAATAGTTTATCTTCTGCTAGCTCATAACCTAATTGTTCAATTTTATCCTTAAATGCATGGCGCCCAGAATGTTTGCCTAATACAAGGTTGTTAGATTGAATCCCAACTAATTCAGGGGTAATAATTTCATACGTTGATGCATTTTTTAGGACGCCATCCTGATGGATGCCTGATTCATGTGCAAAGGCGTTTCTACCAACTACCGCTTTATTAGGTGGAACGACCATGCCTGTTAATTTACTTACGAGGTCACTCGTCCGCTTTATTTCATTTAATACAAGGTTTGTCGTGTACGGATATTTATCACTTCGAATATTGAGTGCTACTGCAATTTCTTCTAATGATGCATTCCCAGCACGCTCTCCAATCCCGTTAATCGTTCCTTCAACCTGTGTAGCACCATTTTCTACCGCCGCAATCGTATTAGCAACTGCCATACCTAAGTCATCATGACAATGGGCGGAGAGGGTAACTTTATCTATATTACGAACGTTCTCTCTTACATATTTAAAAAGGTCACCATATTCTTGTGGTGTCGTATATCCGACCGTATCTGGTAAGTTAATCACTGTTGCACCAGCATCTATTACTTTTTCAATGATCTTGACTAGAAAATGTATATCCGATCGTGATGCATCCTCTGCAGACCATTCTACATGAGGGAAATTTTTACTTGCATAACTGACCATATCTACTGCAGTTTGAATCACTTGCTCTGGCGTTTTCTTTAATTTATATGTCATATGAATGGGGGAGGTAGCTAAGAAAATGTGTAATCTAGGCTCTACGGCCTCTTTAAGCGCATCCCAAGCATAATCGATATCGCTTTTCTTTGCTCGAGCCAAACCAGTTACAGAAGCATTCTTAATCGTGTTAGCGATTGCTCTTACACCTTCGAAATCCCCTTGGGAGGAAGCTGGAAATCCAGCCTCCATGATATCTACACCAAACCGTTCTAGTTGCTTAGCAATCTCTAATTTTTCTAATTGATTTAAGTTAACACCAGGCGATTGCTCTCCGTCACGAAGAGTCGTATCAAAGATGTTAATTTTGGACATTAGTGACCACTTCCTTTTTTGAGTTTACCTGTTTTTTTACAAATGGCATTAACTCACGGAGCTTTCGGCCTACCTCTTCAATTTGGTGCGTATTTTCTTTTGCGTTCGTTGCATTGAATTGAGGACGGTTAGCCTGGTTTTCTAAGATCCATCCTTTAGCAAAAACACCAGTTTGAATGTCATGGAGAACTTCTTTCATTCTTGCCTTTGTATCTTCGTTAACAACTCTAGGTCCTGAAACGAAGTCTCCCCATTGTGCTGTGTCGGAGATGGAGTAACGCATCCCTTCAAGGCCACCTTCATACATAAGGTCTACAATTAGCTTTAATTCATGTAAACATTCAAAGTAAGCTACTTCTGGTTGATAGCCTGCTTCTGTTAATGTTTCAAATCCTGCTTTTACTAGACTTGTTAATCCACCGCAAAGCACAGCTTGCTCTCCAAATAAATCTGTCTCTGTTTCCTCTTGGAATGATGTTTCGAGAATACCTGCTCTACCTGCCCCTACACCTTTTGCGTAGGCTAATGCTAGATTAGTAGCTTCTCCTGTAACATCTTGATAAATTCCGTATAATGCAGGTACGCCAGCGCCTTCTTCAAATGTACGGCGTACAAGGTGTCCAGGTCCCTTTGGAGCTACTAGAAATACATCTACATCAGCAGGAGGGACGATTTGATTAAAATGAACGTTAAATCCGTGTGCAAAAGCTAATGCGTTCCCTGGCTTTAAATTTGGTTTAATGCTTTCTTCATAAATTGTAGGCTGACTTTCATCTGGTAAAAGCACCATGACCACATCGGCTTGTGCTGCTGCATTTGCCACTGTTTGTACGTCTACACCGTCTTCAACCGCTTTATCCCAAGACTTTCCTGGTCTTAATCCAACAACTACATCGAAACCACTCTCTTTTAGGTTAAGAGCATGGGCATGCCCTTGGGATCCATATCCAATAATAGCAATCTTTTTAGATTTTAATACGTCCTCTTGAATATCGTTGTGGTAAAGTACTTTTGTCATTGTTTTAACATCCTTTCATTACATTCAATTTTTTTTTTTTTGGATTAGGAGCGGTGTTCAATACCGCTTTTATAAAAACATTTCCAAGATGAAGTGACTTGAAAATAGTTTTTGAGAAACATGAAGGTCAAAACTTATTTTAATAATGAATAGCTAGTAAGCTCAGTAACTTGTGGCTGTTGACCACGTAGAAAAGCAGTAACTCCAGTTCGTGATATTTCCTTAATGCCATATGGACGTAAAAGGTCAATAAGAGCCTCAATCTTTTCTGGCTTACCAGTTACTTGAATCGCGAGACTTTCTCTACTCACATCAATAATCGATGCACGGAAAGGTTCAATTACTCCTTGAATTTCACTACGGAGCTGTCCGCTACTTACTACTTTTATAAGTGCCAGCTCACGAGCCACAACCGCCTTATCCGTTATATCTGATACTTTAATTACATCTATTTGTTTGTTAAGCTGCTTCGTTAGCTGTTCAAGCTTTTGATTGTCTTCAACATCAACGACTAATGTCATTTTTGATATGCCTTCTGCTTCAGTTCTACCAACTGAAATGCTATCAATATTGAATTGTCTTTTTTGCATTAACCCAGTTATCCGGTTTAGTACTCCGCTGCGATTTTGTACAACAGCAGTAATTATCCGCTTCATGATGGCTTCACTCCTATCATTTCGTTTAACCCTTTACCTGGAGCGATCATCGGATACACATTTTCTTGCTGTAATACTCGACAATCTAAAACTACAGGGCCGTCGTAACTAAATACCTCTGGAAGAAGGCTGATAAGGTCTTCTTGGGTTTCAATTTTTATACCGCGAATTTGATAGCTCTCTGCAAGCTTAACAAAGTCTGGTTGAACGCCGATTAACGATTCTGAATATCGTTTCTCATAAAATGCTTCTTGCCATTGTCTTACCATTCCTAATGCACCGTTATTAACAATCATTACTTTGACTGGTAAGTTTCTTTCTTGTAAAACGGAAAGCTCTTGTAGTGTCATTTGGAAGCCACCATCACCTACAACAGCTACGACAGTAGAGTCTGGCTCAGCTAACTGTGCTCCAATAGCTGCAGGAAAACCAAAGCCCATTGTACCTAATCCTCCTGAAGTAACCCAGCGGTTTGGTTTATTAAACGTATAGTATTGGGCTGCCCACATTTGATGTTGGCCAACATCTGTCGTGATAATGGCTTCACCATTTGTTACTTTGTGCAACGCCTTGATTAACCATTGTGGAACCATTTCCTGCTTAGGGTTGTTATACCATAATGGAAATTCCTGCTTTTGCTCACTTAATTGTTGCATCCAGCTACTATGGTCTGGTGATTCAGCACTTTGAGATAATAGCTGAGATAATGCTGCTTTTGCGTCAGAGACAATTGGAATATGAGTGGAGACGTTTTTTCCAATTTCAGCAGGGTCAATATCAATATGTGCTACTGTCGCATTCGGAGCAAATTTTTGTAAATTTCCTGTTAGGCGATCATCAAATCGTGCGCCAATATTAATGAGTAAATCACAGTCATATAAAGCCATGTTTGCTGTATATGTGCCATGCATTCCAGCCATTCCTAAGGCTAATTCATGGTTTCCAGGAAAGCTTCCTAATCCAAGTAATGTTGTCGTAACTGGTAATTGATGCTTTTCTGCAAAAGCGATTAATTCATCATTTGCTCTGGCGAATAGAATACCAGCGCCTGCAAGGATAATAGGTTTTTTTGAAACTGCAAGTGCGTCTGCTAGTTTCTTGATTTGTAAAGGATTTGGTTTAATTGTTGGTTGATACCCAGGTAAGTGAAAATCTGTACTGTAAGTATCCTCGCAAGGATTAGCTGAAATATCCTTTGGAATATCGACTACAACTGGTCCTGGTCTTCCTGTAGTAGCAATATGAAAGGCTTCCTTTACTATTCTCGGTAAGTCACTGACGGATTGTATTTGATAATTTTGTTTTGTAATTGGTGTTGTAATCCCCATAACATCGGCTTCTTGGAATGCATCTGTTCCGATAACACCACGAGCTACTTGCCCTGTAAATACAACGAGAGGTAGTGAGTCCATCATGGCATCAGCTATGCCAGTAATTAAATTAGTTGCTCCTGGACCAGATGTAGCAATAACTACACCTGGTTTTCCAGACACACGCGCATAGCCTTCTGCAGCATGGATAGCTCCTTGTTCATGTCTTGTTAATATGTGTTCAAAAGAAGCATCATTTTCTTGTGCTCTATAAAGAGCATCGTAAATAGGTAAGACTGCACCACCTGGATAACCAAAAATTGTGTCTACTTTTTCATTAATCAGCGTTTCTACAAGAAGATCCGCTCCTGTCTTAGGCTTAGTACTAGCAGCTTTAACTGCTTGATTAGCATCTACCTTCACCTTAAAATCCCTCCTATAATTGTTTTTTAACAATTAACGTTCTTTTATATGCCTGCAACAATGGAATACTCGTCATGTATTCAATAATAAATATAAAAAGGCCTATTTCTTCCCATAAAACGCATGAATATACGCATTATCGGGGAGAAAAGACCTTTAGCTTTTCACGGTACCACCCGGATTTACAGTATCCTTACGAATACTGTCTTGTGAAGCTAAGTATTATAGCTTCATTTGATAACAGGTGGTCAAAATGATCACCTGACTAAGCCTAATGGGTTTCCCGTTCAACTTAGCACTCAGGGAGGATGTCAGAATAAGTCGTATTTCCGGGCTTCCAGCAACCCCGGCTCTCTGTGAATACGATTGTATTATTCCTTTATTCCCGTCAACGCTTTTACTATTTAGATTTGTCAAATGACATTATATTTTCATTACGCCACCAGTATTGGCAGATGTCACAAGCTTTGAATATTTTGCTAAATAACCTGATTTAATTTTCGGTTCTGGTTTTTTCCAACTTTTCTTTCTTTCTTCTAGTACGTCATCATCAATTTGTAGCTCAATAGATCGTGATGATAAATCAATTATAATGGGATCACCATTCTGTACGAAAGCTATAGGTCCACCTTCAGCAGCCTCTGGAGATATGTGTCCAATCGAGATACCACGACTTGCTCCAGAGAATCTACCATCTGTTATTAATGCAACCTCTTTATCTAAACCACGTCCAGCGATAGCAGCAGTGGGGGCAAGCATCTCAGGCATACCTGGACCACCTTTAGGACCTTCGTATCGAATGACGACGACATGACCTGATTGTACAGTTCCATTATTAATTCCGGCTAGAGCATCGTCTTGAGATTCAAATACGATTGCTTCACCTAAGAATTTTTTTATAGATGGATCGACAGCACCCACTTTAATAACACCGCCGTCAGGAGCTAAATTACCGTGTAATATCGATAATCCTCCTACAGGACTATAAGGATTATCTTTCGTTCTAATGACCTTGTCATTAAGAATTTTAGCATCCTTTACATTTTCAGAGATCGTTTTTCCTGAAATAGTAATTTGGTCTTTATGAATAAGTCCGTCTATTTTACACAGTTCGTTGATAATTGCGCTTACACCACCTGCAAGGTGAACATCATGCATTGAATAATCGGAAGCAGGACTAATTTTTGATAAATAAGGTACCTTCTCAGCAATTTTATTAATTTCATGCAAGTCATAATCAATACCCGCTTCATGAGCGATTGCCAACGTGTGTAATACAGTATTTGTTGAACCACCCATAGCCATATCTAGAGCAAACGCGTTATCAATAGTTTTCTTAGTTATAATATCCCTCGGTTTTACATCCTTTTTTACTAAATCCATTAAATGGTTTGCCGCTTCATAAATCAAGTTTTGTCTTTCATCAGATGTAGCGACCATCGTACCATTTCCAGGAACTGTAAGACCAAGCATCTCCATTAAAGAGTTCATTGAATTCGCAGTAAACATTCCAGAGCACGATCCACAGGTTGGACAAGCTAGCTGCTCTAATTCAGTGAGTTCTTGTTCTGACATAGATCCTTGGTGATAGGCACCAACCCCTTCAAATACTGATACTAAGGAGAGGTTTTGACCTGTAGACGAGACGCCCGCTTCCATCGGTCCACCTGAAACAAAGACAGAAGGTACGTTTGTTCTTGCAGCAGCCATCAGCATTCCAGGAGTAATTTTATCACAGTTCGGAATGTAGAAAACACCGTCAAACCAATGTGCGTTTATAACAGTTTCAGCGCTATCGGCGATGATTTCTCTACTTGGTAGTGAGTAACGCATTCCAATATGTCCCATCGCAATACCATCATCTACACCAATAGTATTAAACTCGAATGGAATACCACCAGCTTCCCTTATAGCTTTTTTCACAACCTCTGCGAAGCGATTAAGGTGCATATGTCCTGGTATGATATCAATATAAGAGTTACATACTCCTATAAATGGCTTATCTAAATCTCTTGTTTTAACTCCTGTTGCGTGTAATAGACTTCGATGTGGTGCGCGGTCTATTCCTTTTTTGATCATATCGCTACGCATGGTAGGCCTCCTAACTAACTTCTGCTCTATTCTTTGATGATGGATAGCATTGTATCCCGTCAGTTGTAACAACTTTTCTGAATTCTGATAGTAAATGATTTGTTACTTTACCTGGCTTTCCATCACTTATCATTCTTTTGTCTACTTCTACAACGGCTATCACTTCTGCAGCTGTTCCAGTTAAAAATACTTCATCTGCAACATAGACGTCATGCCTAGTAAATGGGGTCTCTTTCATTTCATATCCACATTCTTTTGCTAAATCTATAATTGCGTTTCTTGTAATACCTTCTAGTGCTCCTAAATAAACTGGCGGAGTAATAATTGTATTGTTTTTTACGATAAAAATGTTATCTGCCGACCCTTCTGTAACATAACCTTGGTCATTTAGCATTAGTGCTTCATGAGCACCAGCTTGATTTGCTTCTAATTTAACTAATATATTATTTAAATAGTTCAATGATTTGATTTGAGGACTCAAAACATCAGGCCTATTTCTTCTACTAGCAACAGATGCTACAGTTAATCCGAGTTCATATAGTTCTTTCGGAAAGAGTGCTAACTCTTCTGCGATGACAATGACGTGAGGGGCTGAGCAACGACTTGGATCGAGTCCAAGATTTCCAGGACCACGTGATACGACAACACGGATATAACCGCTCTCTAATTGATTTTTTCGCACCGTGTCAACAATAATTTGCTGAAAATCCTCCTTACTGTATGGAATTTCTAGCATAATGGACTGTGCTGATTCATATAAACGCTTGAGATGT is a window from the Evansella cellulosilytica DSM 2522 genome containing:
- a CDS encoding CBO0543 family protein — its product is MTTPTYEDIKIIHEKLVSMRLEYWLEHNVFTFQWWLLLTILVVPWLVWWLFVDKKNISRILLFGCLLMILVLIMDDLGVELQLWSYRYQLVSILPRLISIDQGIIIIFHMAIYQFFPKWKSFLIANIVMAIVFS
- the leuD gene encoding 3-isopropylmalate dehydratase small subunit produces the protein MEAFKKHSGLVYPLNRANIDTDQIIPKQFLKRIERQGFGQFLFYNWRFHDDGTPRENFTLNDEKYDGASILIAGDNFGCGSSREHAPWALQDYGFKVIIAPSYADIFYSNCVKNGILAIKLPQEETEALINNAEANSYTLTINLADQEIYDDAGFKSTFEVPPYHKEMLINGWDEISVTLTHEDKISQYELVHD
- the leuC gene encoding 3-isopropylmalate dehydratase large subunit, translated to MSQPKTIIEKIWEQHVVHEEEGKPDLLYIDLQLVHEVTSPQAFEGLRIKGRKVRRPDRTFATMDHNVPTLDRYFIKDPVSRKQMDTLKANCEEFHVPLADIDHPDQGIVHVIGPELGLTQPGKTIVCGDSHTSTHGAFGALAFGIGTSEVEHVLATQTLWQSKPKTLNVKVNGELGLGVTAKDLILAIIAKFGVHFGTGYVIEYTGEAIRNLSMEERMTVCNMSIEAGARAGLISPDETTYAYLKGKRHVPKDNEFDAAVEKWKALATDEGAEYDHTVEINANEVEPQVTWGTNPSMGIPISATIPSPKDAKTNNDKEEIERALEYMGLEADQPISSVKIDHVFIGSCTNSRLSDLRKAANIVRGQKVNPAVQAIVVPGSQTVKIAAEEEGLDVIFKQAGFQWREAGCSMCLAMNDDIVPSGERCASTSNRNFEGRQGNGARTHLVSPEMAAAAAIEGHFVDVRKYSTPTFSS
- the leuB gene encoding 3-isopropylmalate dehydrogenase — encoded protein: MKKHVVLLPGDGIGAEVIQSSQKVLDVIAKEFNHTFTYATHDIGGTAIDNHGTPLPENTLEACKNADAVLLGAVGGPKWDNNPSHLRPEKGLLAIRKELGLFANLRPVKGFEKLLHASPLKEEVVNGSDLLIVRELTGGLYFGTPSERRDNGNAVVDTLAYTRSEIERIVDKAFQCAQLRRKHLTSVDKANVLESSKLWREIVEEKKSEYPDVAVEHVLVDAAAMKLITNPTHFDVVVTENLFGDILSDEASVLTGSLGMLPSASLREDSFGLYEPVHGSAPDIAGQGLANPLAMILSTALMLKHSFHLEDEANLIESAVEQVLSDGYYTADLNIAGAGKKVGTEEMTQLIVDLVTEQAKTKKEVEL
- a CDS encoding 2-isopropylmalate synthase, whose protein sequence is MSKINIFDTTLRDGEQSPGVNLNQLEKLEIAKQLERFGVDIMEAGFPASSQGDFEGVRAIANTIKNASVTGLARAKKSDIDYAWDALKEAVEPRLHIFLATSPIHMTYKLKKTPEQVIQTAVDMVSYASKNFPHVEWSAEDASRSDIHFLVKIIEKVIDAGATVINLPDTVGYTTPQEYGDLFKYVRENVRNIDKVTLSAHCHDDLGMAVANTIAAVENGATQVEGTINGIGERAGNASLEEIAVALNIRSDKYPYTTNLVLNEIKRTSDLVSKLTGMVVPPNKAVVGRNAFAHESGIHQDGVLKNASTYEIITPELVGIQSNNLVLGKHSGRHAFKDKIEQLGYELAEDKLLEAFQSFKLLTDRKKEVTDDDLFTILTDIQTDTSDVKKYELEAFQVQYGSSNLPTATVALTTPEGERVETACTGSGSVEALYNTLEALIKEKIHLTDFNLSSVGQGRDALADVHIKMTVNDTPVSGRGTAQDVLEASAKAFLNAVNRVFFNQNGIKKETAKI
- the ilvC gene encoding ketol-acid reductoisomerase, which codes for MTKVLYHNDIQEDVLKSKKIAIIGYGSQGHAHALNLKESGFDVVVGLRPGKSWDKAVEDGVDVQTVANAAAQADVVMVLLPDESQPTIYEESIKPNLKPGNALAFAHGFNVHFNQIVPPADVDVFLVAPKGPGHLVRRTFEEGAGVPALYGIYQDVTGEATNLALAYAKGVGAGRAGILETSFQEETETDLFGEQAVLCGGLTSLVKAGFETLTEAGYQPEVAYFECLHELKLIVDLMYEGGLEGMRYSISDTAQWGDFVSGPRVVNEDTKARMKEVLHDIQTGVFAKGWILENQANRPQFNATNAKENTHQIEEVGRKLRELMPFVKKQVNSKKEVVTNVQN
- the ilvN gene encoding acetolactate synthase small subunit; this translates as MKRIITAVVQNRSGVLNRITGLMQKRQFNIDSISVGRTEAEGISKMTLVVDVEDNQKLEQLTKQLNKQIDVIKVSDITDKAVVARELALIKVVSSGQLRSEIQGVIEPFRASIIDVSRESLAIQVTGKPEKIEALIDLLRPYGIKEISRTGVTAFLRGQQPQVTELTSYSLLK